TATATTGCTCGGCAGCTTCCGAAATGGTTACACTATTGATCTCGCTTCTTGCCCTGAAAATTACTTCTTGCGGAATCGGCTCAAAGGTCTGTTTCTCTCCCTTCCGCTCTGCCCGCAGCATTCTAAGAATGTCTTTCTCTGCATCCACAGAGGGATAGGTAATCAGTACCTTCATAACAAATCGATCCAACTGTGCTTCAGGCAAAGGATAGGTTCCTTCCTGCTCAATCGGGTTTTGGGTCGCCAATACCATAAACAGGGGAGCCATCTTGTAAGTCTTACCAGCTACCGACACCTGCCTTTCTTCCATGGCTTCCAGCAGGGCTGCCTGTACCTTGGCTGGCGCACGGTTGATCTCGTCTGCCAGTACCAGGTTACTGAAAATTGGCCCTGGCTGGAACAAGAACTTTTCTTCCGAATCGGGCTGATAGATTTCCGTACCGGTAATATCTGATGGCAATAGGTCTGGGGTAAACTGGATACGGCTCAGCTTGCAATGCAGATAGGTGGCTAGGCTCTTGACTGCCCTTGTCTTGGCAAGACCGGGCAACCCTTCCAACAGCAGATTTCCGTCTGTCAGTAAGGCAATCAGAATCCGGTCTATCACCGGTCCCTGACCAATCACCGATAATGACATCTTTGCTTTTAGAGACTTGATTTGGGCTAAGGTTTCAGTTTCCATAGGAGGATAATTTAGCAAATAAGCAGAGACATATTGAGTTCGTCTCTGCTTATCACTTAATATGAAATATGCTCAATTACCAGTTGGTCTACCTTGTGTCGTAATCTTTTGGAGCACCTCATCTACACTCAGGGAAGAACCTCGCTTAGGAGGATATTCCTTAAATGTCTCAAGAAACTGTGCTACATAGTTTTGTGCCGGAACAAAGAGCCACATATTGTCCGCATACCACTTGATATAGTTGGCAGACTCAAAAGCTGCATTTTCAAACGGATCGGCACGCAGGTTGACTACTACTGGCCAAGATGGAATCTTGCGGTAAGCCTCATTGATAGGACCTTCCATCACAGCAAAATGCACTTTCCAGTCCTTATAGCGTACAGCATTCAAGTTTCCTCCTGCATCGAAATAGTAGATTTCGTTTCTTGGTCCCTCCTTCTCTTCGCCCTTGAAGAATGGTACAAAGTTATATCCGTCCAGATGTACCTTGAAATTCTTGCTACCTACCTTCATGCCTTTCAGCAGTTTTTCCTTTACGTTAGGATCACCAGCCGCAGCCAGTAATGTAGGTAACCAGTCTTCGCCTGAGAAGATTGTGTTGATCACAGTCCCGGGCTTGATAACACCTGGCCACCTTACCAGGCATGGAGATCTGAAACCGCCCTCATAGGTGGTACCTTTCTCTCCTCTGAAAGGAGTGGAACCACCATCAGGCCAAGTAAACTTTTCTGCTCCATTGTCTGTACCGTAAATCACAATGGTATTCTTGTCAATGCCAAGGTCCTCCAACTGCTGAAGTAACTTCCCTACATGTCCGTCATGCTCCACCATACCATCAGGATACAAACCAATACCGGTCTTGCCATCAGACGCTTTCTTCAGGTGTGTCCATACATGCATACGGGTCGTATTGAACCAAACGAAAAAAGGTTTTTTGGCTTTGGCATTTTTATCGATAAAACTTTGAGCTGCCGTTAACAGCTCCTCATCAATGGTTTCCATCCGCTTGATATTCAAGGGTCCGGTATCTTCCACCTTGCCATCTGCTGTAGACTTCAATACGCCTCTAGGACCATATTTCTTTCTAAACTCAGGGTCTTTCGGATAATAGTAGCTTTCAGGCTCCTCTTCCGCATTTAGGTGGTAAAGGTTTCCGAAGAACTCATCAAAACCATGGTTCGTAGGTAGGTGCTCGTCTCTATCTCCCAAATGGTTTTTACCAAATTGTCCAGTGGCATATCCCAAAGGTTTCAAAAGATCAGCAATGGTAGGCGCATCATCTGGAATACCATGTGGCGAACCCGGCATACCAATCGTTAATAGCCCCGTTCGAAATGGATGCTGTCCCATGATAAAGGCTGCACGGCCTGCCGTACAACTCTGCTGTGAGTAGTAGTCAGTCATCATGGCACCTTCTTTGGCTAATCGGTCAATATTCGGCGTTTGGTAACCCATCATGCCATTGTTATAGGCACTGACATTGGACCAGCCAATATCATCACCCCAAATCACCAAGATATTGGGCTTGTCTTGGGCGTTTGCTTGAGGCACCTGTATCAGCAATAGCAGTAGTATTGAACAGAGAGGTATCAGTCCTTTTTTCATAAGATCATATAATTTGATAGATAAAACTTTATCACGATAAACATCTTATTAGTTAATGTCGGTGACTGAGCGAAGCCGAAGTCTCAATAAACAATCCTCCCTTCAACTACTTTGGCAGGATCAGCATACATTCGCTCAGGGAACATCGAGCGTATTGTTAACCATGGTGAATGTTAATCGTGATAAAGTAACGAGTAGCAACAATGTTATTTACCTTGAGTACCCTCTGTCAGCTTGTCCATCACCTCATCTAGGTTAAAGGAAGAAGGTTTCTGTCGTGGCGGATAATCCTTAAAGCTAGAAATCATTTTGGCTGCCATATCCTGTGAGGCTACACCTGCAAACTGGACAATTTCTTCCATCCACTCATAGTAAGTATTGGAGTTGTGTTGGGCACGTTCAAACGGATCCATCTTCAGGTCAAATACCAATGGAAGGCGAAGTGAGACAAACGGATACATCCAAACCCCCATCTTACTGGACTGCTGCTCCATAAAGACCAGTTTCCAACGGTTATAGCGCATAGCCACTAGCTGCCCGTCATCATTCCAGTAGAAAAACTCTTTCCTCGGCCAAGGTGTATTGGCAGGGTCATATGTTTTAGGTAGTTCCTGCTTACCAGTAAGAAATGGTAACAGGTTATAACCATCCAAGTGAACCTTGTAAGTCATATCTCCTGCCTTGTGTCCTTTGAGTAGCTTTTCCTTGATATTAGGGTCGCCTGCCGCTGCCAATAGCGTTGGTAACCAGTCCGTATGAGAGGTGACTTCATTGATCACCCTATTTTCAGGGATTTTGCCTGGCCATCTGATTACAAATGGCACACGGTAGCCACCTTCCCAGTTTGTATTTTTCTCACCACGGAATGGGGTAATACCACCGTCAGGCCACATATTAAAGTGCGGACCATTATCAGTACTATAAATGACAATGGTATTTTCGGCAATACCCAAATCATCCAGTTTCTTCAAGATTTGTCCCACCTGCTCATCATGCATCATCATCGCATCCGCATAAAAGTTCAGTCCCGACTTACCTTCATAACTCTGAGGTACGTGAGTTATGTAATGCATATGGGAGGTATTGAACCAACAGAAGAATGGCTTTTTGGCTTTAGCCTGACGGTCAATAAAATCAACAGCCGCATCCAGAAACTCCTGATCCACGGTTTCCATTCGCTTGATATTCAAGGGTCCTGTATCCTCAACTTTACCGTCGGCAGTACTTTTGATCACCCCTCTAGGTCCATACTTCTTTCTAAAAGCAGGGTCTTTCGGATAATAAGGGTTTTCCGGTGCCTCTTCTGCATTCAAGTGGTAGAGGTTTCCGAAGAATTCATCAAAACCATGGTTGGTAGGCAAAAACTCATCCTTGTCCCCCAAGTGGTTCTTGCCAAACTGTCCTGTAGCATATCCGAGGGGTTTGAGCAGCTCCGCCAAGGTGGGGTCTTCTTTCTGAATACCCAAATCAGCTCCCGGCAACCCTACTTTCGTCATACCTGTCCTTACAGGCATCTGACCTGTGATAAAGGCTGCTCGTCCTGCTGTACAGGACTGCTCCGCATAGTAGTCTGTAAATCGGGTTCCTTCTTTGGCTAGCCTATCAATATTGGGGGTATTGTACCCCATCATCCCATCGTTGTTATAGCTTAGGTTCCAATAACCGATATCATCCCCAAAGATTACTAGAATATTGGGTTTGTCTTGGGCATGGGTTTGAAAGGAAATAAACAGCATAGCAACCAGTGCCTTTACACCAGATTGCCAGCCTCTAATGAGTAGTTTTTTCATCGTATAGTAGAAGTTAAGGAATTGATTACCTGATAAGTAATAAAAGGAAGGAAGGAAGGTAGAGTATTAAACAATTCTAACAAGTAACACCATACACAACGAATGAGTTCACACTTTTGTATCTAAACAAAAAGGCTACACAGATTTCTCTGCATAGCCATCTTTTACATTAGCTTGACGCCATAATCACCACAGATCCTGACTACTTTTTCAAAGTCCGGTGGACCATCATCAGGCAACTGACTCAATAACTCAAACATTCCTTCAATGCCTGCTGGAAATATACTCAATATCACTCGGGCATTTTGGTTACCCAATACCTTAAAGGAATGTGGGATCATTCTGGGCAAGAATATCGTATCTCCTGCTTTCAGTACTGATCTCGTATCTCCTACCGTAAATTCCACTTCCCCTTCCAACAACTGAAACACTTCATCTTCTCGCTCATGCATATGTTTTGGCAACTGTGTACCTGGTGGGTTATTCTGTTCAATCAAGGTAAACAAGCCATTGGTGTCCTTACCAGTCAACTTGATGGTCTGATGATCCCCTATCACATTCAGCTTTCTACCTTCATTGGCTTTGATGATTTGGCTTTTAGTCATGTCTTATGAATTTTGAATCAACCGAAATGGTTAAGGTGGGTGAGATGACTTATGCAACAGTGTACACAATGGAACTCTGCCCAAAAACACCGTCTCTAGCAAAGGAGTTCATCTTGTTATTTAACACTAAGGCTACTTTGACAAACTCTGTACATATACACTCAACAAACAATTTATGATAGCCCCTCTAATTTAGAAGTTAAATTCGTTTTTTGGCTTCGGCTTCGTTCAGCAACCTCTAAACGGACATTGGGCGTATTCGAAGGATATTTCTTTCATCTTTAATTCAAGCATCTATAAATAACGTGAACTATGGATTATATCACCCCTTCAGGGCTGAATAGTGTGATTTTCATTACGATGGATTTCAGTCCATCGTGAAATAACGTCCTAGCAGCGATAGTCTAATCCATAGCTCACTTTAAATAGACAAAACCCCACCATCTACAGAGATGGCAGGGTTGTTCAAAACAAGATTGTAATTGTTTTAAGATGCTGTATAGTCAACTCCATCAAACGTAACTGTCCCACTGCCAAGGTTACCAGGGACAAAATAATCGTTTAAGTAAGTAACCATTCCTTGCTTTACTTCCTGAATAATGGCTTCAGAGGTTTTGATATTAACAAAATCCTTGATCAGGTACATCCCACCCAAATTTTTGGATAACTGGCGATCAATTTCTCCTATCTTGAAAGAAACTCCTTTTAGGGTATGTTCTAATTCACTTTTCTTCGCAGGGTCTGACTCGTTCGCAATTTTATCAATTAACGCTTGCTCCTGTTCCCCCAAGTCAGCTTTCTTTTCTAATAAGTCACTGCGACGCACCCCATTTTTACGGTCTTCTACATCTTTCAAATCTGAACGAGCATCCATCTCATCAATCCAAATCTCCACCATATTGGCGAATGTATCCAGTTCTATTTTACTGGATGCAAACAATGGGTAGTTTTCAGGCTTGAAAACTTCTTGTAGGTCTAGTTGTGTAGCCATAATGTGTTTTCTGTTTTTTTAAGGTTAAATCTAAACTGATATGTTTATTACAGGAATTTTTCCTGATCTGCATATGGTAACAACTACAAGGTAAGGCAAGAGTAACCTTTATTTCAAGGGTGGTGTAAGAAGTGCCAAACCTTCTTTCTTTCAGGGAATAAGTAACGTCATCTCTATAAAACACCCCCTATAGTCAGTTCTATCTTTTCTTTCATTGATACCGAAAACCTTATGTAAGAAAAAAACACAATTGCTATTCCAATATGTTAGCCTTTATCACGATTGAAATTCATCGTATTAACAATAGCGTGAATTATGGATTTATCTTCAAGTATATCGCCCTTTCAGGACTGAACAGTGTGGTTTTCATTACGACGGGATAATCGCGTGTGCAACGGCCATCGCTGATATATTCAGTCCCTTCGGGACATCTACCCTGAAAGGGTAAAATATAATAGTGATGGATTTCAATCCATCTCATTCATGATACCTTAAAAGCGAATTCTAATCCAAAACGCACATTATATTATGATGGACTAAATGAACGTGAACTATGGATTATACCACCCCTTCAGGGCTGAAATATCGTTTACATGACAATGGACTAAAGTCCATCGCTGATATATTTTGTCCCTTCGGGACTTATGCCCTGAAAGGGTCTTATACAATAGCGATGGGTATCACCCATCGTAAAGAAAGACATGTAAATCAGCCCAAAAAGGGCGAAATAGCGACATTTCAATACATAACTCACGTTAACAATACTATCGGTGTTCCCTGATCGAAGCCGAAGGGCGATTTATTTAGACTTCGACTACTTCGGCAGACTCTGCTTACATTCGCTCTGTCACCGATGTTAACTATAAAGTGTAAATCGTGATAAAGTTCATTATCAAGACTCCGCAGTTATATTAAGCAGAGGTATCATTGAAATCGGAAGTTTTAAACGCATCGATGGTTTATAGGTTCAACTCCTTTGGAGTTGGATAAATGTAATTTACTTATACCTCAGGCTTAGGCCTAAGGCTACTATTGTTCAATCCCTTCGGGATTATTTTTTCACACAGCAAACACCGTTTCCGAAGGAAACAAACCATATTAGCTCCAGATGGCAATCTGGATTTTACAGCCATCAATATATCATAACCCTGAAAGGGTTGAACAGGATAACATCATTTAGTACCTCATAATATGAGAAAGGATTAGAGTAGGAAATCTCTATTCCAATTCAATACTTGCTTAATCACTGAGCGGAACCGAGGTCTACCTTTCCCTTTGACTACGCTCAGGGTACGGAGCTCAACTTTCTGCTAATCACGTGAACTATTGCAACAGCTAGCTAAATGGGAACAACTACTCCTTCTGCAAGATGTTATAGTCCCATGCAACCAACAAAAAAACCGGCAGCAAAGCTGTCGGCTATCAGCAGAAGTTATAAAGTGATACAGCATTAAAGAAGAATCAGTAAAAACCAGTACAATGAACAAAAGTCAAGCAGACCTTCTCTGTTCCAGATGCGATAATAGCTCCGTTTGTATTACTAGATTGGTTTTATGACTTTCAAAATCCCTGAGACGTGGCGAAAGCGCCTTCCAATACAAAAGCAGTAACTGCACATGTGGGCGATTAAGACGTGGTTGGATGGGTTTCTCGTGAAGTTTAAATAGGCTAGGACTCTTCAATATAAAGATACTCCGTCTAGAATGAGGCCCTCTGAGATAACAATCGTTATAGTCTG
This portion of the Limibacter armeniacum genome encodes:
- a CDS encoding AAA family ATPase, whose amino-acid sequence is METETLAQIKSLKAKMSLSVIGQGPVIDRILIALLTDGNLLLEGLPGLAKTRAVKSLATYLHCKLSRIQFTPDLLPSDITGTEIYQPDSEEKFLFQPGPIFSNLVLADEINRAPAKVQAALLEAMEERQVSVAGKTYKMAPLFMVLATQNPIEQEGTYPLPEAQLDRFVMKVLITYPSVDAEKDILRMLRAERKGEKQTFEPIPQEVIFRARSEINSVTISEAAEQYIVDLINATRYPEMYGDNLKHWIQYGASPRGTISLERCAKVVAWLDGRDYLSPDDIRAIAHDVLRHRLVLSYLANAERITADQVIDEVLKNVLVA
- a CDS encoding arylsulfatase, which translates into the protein MKKGLIPLCSILLLLLIQVPQANAQDKPNILVIWGDDIGWSNVSAYNNGMMGYQTPNIDRLAKEGAMMTDYYSQQSCTAGRAAFIMGQHPFRTGLLTIGMPGSPHGIPDDAPTIADLLKPLGYATGQFGKNHLGDRDEHLPTNHGFDEFFGNLYHLNAEEEPESYYYPKDPEFRKKYGPRGVLKSTADGKVEDTGPLNIKRMETIDEELLTAAQSFIDKNAKAKKPFFVWFNTTRMHVWTHLKKASDGKTGIGLYPDGMVEHDGHVGKLLQQLEDLGIDKNTIVIYGTDNGAEKFTWPDGGSTPFRGEKGTTYEGGFRSPCLVRWPGVIKPGTVINTIFSGEDWLPTLLAAAGDPNVKEKLLKGMKVGSKNFKVHLDGYNFVPFFKGEEKEGPRNEIYYFDAGGNLNAVRYKDWKVHFAVMEGPINEAYRKIPSWPVVVNLRADPFENAAFESANYIKWYADNMWLFVPAQNYVAQFLETFKEYPPKRGSSLSVDEVLQKITTQGRPTGN
- a CDS encoding arylsulfatase, with protein sequence MLFISFQTHAQDKPNILVIFGDDIGYWNLSYNNDGMMGYNTPNIDRLAKEGTRFTDYYAEQSCTAGRAAFITGQMPVRTGMTKVGLPGADLGIQKEDPTLAELLKPLGYATGQFGKNHLGDKDEFLPTNHGFDEFFGNLYHLNAEEAPENPYYPKDPAFRKKYGPRGVIKSTADGKVEDTGPLNIKRMETVDQEFLDAAVDFIDRQAKAKKPFFCWFNTSHMHYITHVPQSYEGKSGLNFYADAMMMHDEQVGQILKKLDDLGIAENTIVIYSTDNGPHFNMWPDGGITPFRGEKNTNWEGGYRVPFVIRWPGKIPENRVINEVTSHTDWLPTLLAAAGDPNIKEKLLKGHKAGDMTYKVHLDGYNLLPFLTGKQELPKTYDPANTPWPRKEFFYWNDDGQLVAMRYNRWKLVFMEQQSSKMGVWMYPFVSLRLPLVFDLKMDPFERAQHNSNTYYEWMEEIVQFAGVASQDMAAKMISSFKDYPPRQKPSSFNLDEVMDKLTEGTQGK
- a CDS encoding cupin domain-containing protein, whose protein sequence is MTKSQIIKANEGRKLNVIGDHQTIKLTGKDTNGLFTLIEQNNPPGTQLPKHMHEREDEVFQLLEGEVEFTVGDTRSVLKAGDTIFLPRMIPHSFKVLGNQNARVILSIFPAGIEGMFELLSQLPDDGPPDFEKVVRICGDYGVKLM